A genomic stretch from uncultured Pseudodesulfovibrio sp. includes:
- a CDS encoding PAS domain-containing protein translates to MSFHGLQEFFDQSRDIMGVVDPGLRYISVNQEYCRYWGVSREDILGLHVSSVVGEDAYFSGVEKYLRQCLEGEYVHFETWIEYPLLGRRLMDVKYAPYRGEDGDILGVFLLGRDVTETRELHVRVEEERNRFDVILNSLNVGLILCDADLTIEWHNRQMQELFPGVALQGAKCRTIVERDSDECTGFSALETLQTGDPHNEEFFYRPTGRWYVMTTVRVEGKSRDQAQILGHFEDVTEQKRAWEAVLESEQRFRVIFENVNMIAVQGYDSDRRVVYWNPASEQLYGFSREEATGQLLEDLIIPEPMRDVVIAGHEAWLADGPAIPAGELELVHKDGSPVPVYSSHVMQKTTLDEKFMYCLDVDLSEIKRIHNQLIVAKEQAEAANEAKSEFLANMSHEIRTPLNGIQGMLSLLLGTELDDDQKEYTQAGLDSAVRLNRLLSDILDLSRVEAGMMKVEKVSFDLYETVEQVLALFTLSFNADNVMLRCHVADDVPQFVVGDGPRLQQVLINLVGNALKYTDVGEVRLEVSLLSPVWPGEHRVFFSVVDTGIGISQDKIDILFEPFVQGSQGFSRQYQGAGLGLSICKRLVTLMGGNMSVESEVGEGSAVHLVLPFRESSSQAVEKPVDFLDEGSLLGLKVLLAEDDRVNSIVGKRLLQEAGCNVWVVSNGMKAVELLRRQEFDAVFMDVQMPVMDGIAATKVIRNGIAGASRCDIPIYALTAYTMAGDREKLLDAGMDGYIPKPVEMEYLLKSLRNIAQKKSRAEV, encoded by the coding sequence ATGAGTTTTCACGGGTTGCAGGAATTTTTTGATCAATCCCGTGACATCATGGGGGTTGTCGACCCTGGTTTGAGATACATATCGGTGAATCAGGAATACTGTCGTTACTGGGGGGTGTCCCGTGAAGACATACTCGGGCTTCATGTCTCCAGTGTGGTGGGAGAAGATGCATACTTTTCAGGGGTTGAGAAGTACCTCCGGCAATGTCTTGAAGGTGAATACGTCCACTTTGAAACGTGGATAGAATATCCACTGCTGGGAAGACGGCTCATGGATGTGAAGTATGCGCCGTATCGAGGGGAAGATGGTGATATTCTCGGTGTATTCTTACTTGGGCGGGACGTAACCGAGACTCGGGAGTTGCATGTCAGGGTTGAAGAAGAGCGAAATCGATTCGACGTCATTCTCAATTCACTTAATGTAGGGTTGATATTGTGTGACGCTGATCTGACCATTGAGTGGCATAATCGACAGATGCAGGAACTCTTTCCAGGTGTTGCCCTTCAAGGAGCAAAATGTCGAACTATTGTCGAAAGGGATAGTGACGAATGCACAGGGTTTTCGGCTCTTGAAACACTGCAAACAGGTGATCCGCACAATGAAGAGTTTTTTTATCGGCCAACGGGTCGATGGTATGTGATGACCACGGTGCGGGTTGAGGGCAAGAGCAGGGATCAAGCCCAGATTCTCGGCCATTTTGAGGATGTTACGGAGCAGAAGCGCGCCTGGGAAGCTGTCTTGGAGAGTGAACAACGGTTCAGGGTAATTTTTGAAAATGTCAACATGATAGCGGTGCAGGGGTATGACAGTGATCGACGGGTCGTGTATTGGAATCCCGCCAGTGAACAGTTGTACGGCTTCAGTCGGGAGGAGGCTACGGGGCAGCTTCTGGAAGATCTGATTATTCCAGAGCCCATGCGCGATGTCGTGATAGCCGGACATGAAGCATGGTTGGCGGACGGGCCAGCGATTCCGGCTGGAGAACTGGAGTTGGTCCACAAGGACGGGAGTCCTGTTCCTGTATATTCTTCCCATGTCATGCAGAAAACCACGTTGGACGAGAAGTTCATGTACTGTTTGGACGTGGACCTTTCCGAGATCAAACGTATCCACAACCAGTTGATAGTGGCAAAAGAACAGGCTGAGGCCGCCAATGAGGCCAAATCCGAGTTCCTGGCAAACATGAGTCATGAGATCCGCACCCCGCTCAACGGCATTCAGGGGATGCTTTCACTCTTGTTGGGTACCGAACTTGATGATGATCAAAAAGAGTATACTCAGGCCGGTCTGGACTCTGCCGTCCGCCTCAATCGATTACTTTCCGACATCCTTGATCTGTCTCGTGTGGAGGCGGGGATGATGAAAGTTGAAAAGGTTTCTTTCGATCTTTATGAGACGGTCGAACAGGTATTGGCGTTGTTTACTCTTTCTTTTAATGCGGACAACGTCATGCTGCGTTGCCATGTTGCTGATGATGTGCCGCAGTTTGTGGTCGGCGATGGTCCCCGTTTGCAGCAGGTGCTTATCAATCTTGTGGGCAATGCGCTCAAGTATACAGACGTGGGTGAAGTCCGTCTGGAAGTTTCGCTCCTGTCTCCTGTGTGGCCTGGAGAGCATCGAGTTTTTTTCTCGGTTGTAGACACAGGTATCGGGATCAGCCAGGACAAGATTGATATTCTTTTCGAGCCGTTTGTTCAGGGGAGTCAGGGGTTTTCAAGACAATACCAGGGCGCGGGTCTTGGGTTGTCAATTTGCAAACGTCTGGTGACGCTCATGGGCGGGAATATGTCTGTGGAAAGTGAAGTAGGCGAGGGCAGTGCCGTTCATTTGGTGCTGCCGTTCAGGGAGTCTTCATCTCAGGCGGTAGAAAAGCCGGTTGATTTTTTGGACGAGGGGTCGCTTCTTGGGCTCAAGGTTTTATTGGCCGAGGACGACCGTGTGAACAGCATCGTCGGCAAACGGCTGTTACAGGAGGCCGGGTGCAATGTGTGGGTCGTCTCTAATGGTATGAAGGCTGTCGAACTTCTTCGCAGGCAGGAGTTCGATGCCGTGTTCATGGATGTGCAGATGCCGGTCATGGATGGCATTGCAGCCACGAAAGTCATACGAAACGGGATAGCCGGTGCGTCCCGGTGTGATATCCCCATCTATGCTCTGACCGCCTACACCATGGCAGGGGATCGGGAGAAG
- a CDS encoding 5'-nucleotidase C-terminal domain-containing protein, translating into MVKKWIPAVAALIVILCVGPAWSFDLVVLHVNDSHSYLDATKDKLKLDGQSTYVEMGAWSRLQTAVSAVRQHEKNVALLHAGDAVQGDLYFMKYNGRPEMEFLNRLEFTAMTLGNHEFDRGPDFLAGFLKYTSIPVVSANIDASVNPELADRIKPYTIAMYGGERIGIIGLTTKETAVISSSGKVVFADETETAKRYVKELESQGINKIILLTHVGLNADKQLAATVPGVDVIVGGHSHSLLGDTDAMDALGKKTDGTYPVVVKGVGGNDVYVVTAWKWGRVLGRLDVTFDDNGHVTEVKGKPILLLADAFERKNEAGIKGELEGAEHMELLTLIDKNPVVEVVTKDRESEIFLSPFREGVAAMRNDVIGVAVKALPHIEVPGVDNSGHSLPHGSLIAPVICQSMLAKMASTGESVDMAMLNGGGVRESVPQGDITVGMVYTLMPFNNSLCILSMSGAQVKTALETGVTRSGGAFPYTGGARYAVDMNKPEGARIVSVEIKGRDGQWKSLDAERTYRVVTNSYLASGGDGYTVMKEVSSRYDTGFVDTLVFIEYVTAQKKISPPGVINVTYMPSK; encoded by the coding sequence ATGGTGAAGAAATGGATTCCTGCGGTTGCGGCTTTGATTGTGATATTGTGTGTTGGGCCTGCGTGGAGTTTTGATTTGGTCGTGTTGCACGTCAACGACTCCCATTCGTATCTGGATGCGACAAAAGATAAATTGAAGTTGGACGGTCAGTCTACTTATGTCGAAATGGGAGCATGGTCGCGGTTGCAGACCGCGGTCTCTGCGGTTCGACAGCATGAGAAAAATGTGGCCTTGCTCCATGCGGGTGATGCCGTGCAAGGTGATCTCTATTTCATGAAATACAACGGCAGACCTGAGATGGAGTTCTTGAACAGGCTTGAATTCACGGCCATGACTCTGGGTAATCATGAGTTTGACAGGGGACCGGATTTTCTGGCTGGATTTCTCAAATATACATCTATTCCTGTTGTCAGTGCGAATATCGATGCTTCAGTCAACCCTGAACTGGCTGACAGGATCAAGCCGTATACCATCGCAATGTATGGTGGAGAAAGAATTGGTATCATAGGTCTGACCACCAAGGAAACAGCAGTCATATCCAGTTCTGGAAAAGTTGTCTTTGCCGATGAAACAGAGACAGCCAAACGGTACGTGAAGGAACTGGAAAGTCAGGGAATCAACAAGATCATCCTGCTGACGCACGTCGGATTGAATGCCGACAAACAACTTGCGGCTACGGTGCCGGGAGTGGATGTCATCGTGGGTGGACATTCTCATTCCCTGTTGGGAGACACCGATGCCATGGATGCATTAGGCAAGAAAACCGATGGAACATACCCGGTGGTTGTCAAAGGTGTCGGTGGAAATGATGTCTATGTGGTCACGGCCTGGAAGTGGGGCCGTGTGCTCGGTCGTCTTGATGTGACGTTTGACGATAACGGTCATGTGACGGAAGTGAAGGGCAAGCCGATCCTGTTGTTGGCCGATGCTTTTGAACGCAAGAACGAGGCTGGAATAAAGGGAGAGCTTGAAGGAGCTGAACATATGGAACTCCTCACGCTTATCGATAAGAATCCGGTTGTCGAGGTTGTTACCAAGGACAGGGAGTCTGAAATATTTCTTTCACCATTTCGTGAAGGTGTTGCGGCTATGCGGAATGATGTCATCGGTGTAGCTGTGAAGGCGTTGCCGCATATCGAGGTGCCTGGTGTGGATAATTCCGGTCATTCTCTACCTCACGGAAGCCTGATTGCGCCTGTGATTTGTCAGAGCATGCTCGCCAAAATGGCCTCAACCGGCGAAAGCGTGGATATGGCAATGCTGAATGGCGGCGGTGTCAGGGAATCCGTTCCACAGGGAGACATAACCGTAGGCATGGTCTATACGCTCATGCCGTTCAACAATTCCCTGTGTATTTTGTCCATGTCGGGTGCCCAGGTGAAAACGGCATTGGAAACTGGCGTGACCCGGAGTGGCGGAGCCTTTCCCTATACGGGCGGCGCGCGCTATGCGGTGGACATGAACAAGCCGGAGGGAGCACGGATTGTAAGCGTGGAGATTAAGGGGCGGGATGGTCAATGGAAGTCTCTTGATGCGGAGCGGACATATCGAGTGGTCACGAATTCCTACCTTGCCAGCGGCGGAGACGGATACACGGTCATGAAGGAGGTATCCAGTCGGTATGACACCGGATTTGTTGATACGCTGGTGTTCATTGAGTATGTGACTGCTCAGAAAAAAATATCACCCCCAGGTGTGATTAATGTGACATATATGCCTTCAAAATAA
- a CDS encoding glutamine synthetase III, translating into MSGYQTRQNAIAAVTNYTPTVEPLNFAETSPTDIFGCNVFNDKVMKNMLPKDIYKSLMATKKSGEEMDPAIAGPIAAAMKEWAIAKGATHYTHVFYPLTGLTAEKHDGFLSPDGEGGAIAEFDAKLLIQGEPDASSFPSGGLRATFEARGYTAWDVTNPAYILENPNGTFLCIPTAFISWKGHALDKKTPLLRANQAINKAGRRFLALFGHDDGEMVVSNAGPEQEYFLLDRNFYFARPDLMVCGRTLFGAKPAKGQELDDHYFGAIPRRVLAFMLEAERELYKLGVPVKTRHNEVAPGQFEIAPVFEQANLATDHNQMIMTILKSVAKRYGMACLLHEKPFAGINGSGKHLNYSLSTPTQGSLYSPGETPHENMQFLAITAATIRAVEKYSKLLRASVASAGNDHRLGANEAPPAIISIFLGGELAEIFNQIEMGDLKGTKAKGKLRVGVDTLPPLPIDSGDRNRTSPFAFTGNRFEFRAVGSNQSIAGSQVVLNTIMSESLDFMCDEIEKITKGDSNKLNAACQKVIKGIMEKHGHVIFNGDGYADAWQKEAEKRGLPNLKTTVDALPSLIDEDVIKVFSKYGVLSKDEMYSRHEIFFEQYNQHIQTESALVVKIAKTIILPSAIRYQGELAATAASLKAAGIEPTIGTLTDLTNKLRDLQKTTTALEKLMEKNGFKSFVEEAKYKTDKILPAMLAVREVADALEGMVADDLWPLPSYQEMLFIK; encoded by the coding sequence ATGAGCGGATACCAGACACGTCAGAACGCCATAGCCGCAGTGACCAACTATACTCCCACTGTTGAGCCATTGAATTTTGCCGAGACTTCTCCCACCGATATTTTCGGTTGCAACGTCTTTAATGACAAGGTCATGAAGAACATGTTGCCCAAGGACATTTACAAATCCTTGATGGCCACCAAGAAGAGTGGTGAGGAAATGGACCCGGCCATTGCCGGTCCGATCGCTGCCGCCATGAAGGAGTGGGCCATTGCCAAAGGGGCAACGCATTACACTCACGTTTTTTATCCGCTGACCGGGCTGACGGCAGAGAAGCATGATGGCTTTTTGTCTCCAGATGGTGAAGGCGGAGCTATTGCCGAATTTGATGCCAAGCTGCTCATTCAGGGTGAGCCTGATGCGTCTTCTTTCCCTTCCGGCGGCTTGCGTGCAACGTTTGAAGCCCGTGGATACACAGCTTGGGATGTCACCAATCCGGCGTACATTCTGGAAAATCCCAATGGGACGTTCCTGTGCATCCCTACTGCGTTCATTTCCTGGAAAGGCCACGCGCTGGATAAGAAAACCCCGCTTTTGCGCGCCAACCAGGCCATCAATAAGGCCGGTCGTCGTTTTCTCGCTCTGTTCGGTCATGACGATGGTGAAATGGTCGTATCCAATGCCGGTCCCGAGCAGGAATACTTCCTTCTGGATCGTAATTTCTACTTTGCCCGTCCTGATTTGATGGTGTGCGGACGAACCCTGTTCGGCGCCAAGCCCGCCAAGGGTCAGGAGTTGGACGATCATTATTTCGGTGCCATTCCACGCCGCGTGCTTGCTTTCATGTTGGAAGCCGAGCGTGAACTTTACAAACTCGGTGTGCCGGTCAAAACCCGTCACAACGAAGTGGCTCCCGGTCAGTTTGAAATCGCTCCGGTCTTCGAGCAGGCCAACCTGGCTACCGACCACAACCAGATGATCATGACCATCCTGAAATCCGTTGCCAAACGGTATGGCATGGCCTGCCTGCTGCACGAGAAGCCGTTTGCCGGTATCAACGGTTCGGGCAAGCATCTGAACTACTCCCTGTCTACCCCGACGCAAGGTTCTCTGTATTCTCCGGGCGAAACCCCGCACGAGAACATGCAGTTCCTGGCGATTACCGCCGCAACCATTCGCGCCGTGGAAAAATATAGCAAGTTGCTTCGCGCATCCGTTGCCTCGGCTGGTAACGACCACCGTCTCGGTGCCAATGAAGCCCCGCCCGCCATCATTTCCATCTTCCTTGGCGGCGAACTGGCTGAAATCTTCAATCAGATTGAAATGGGCGACCTTAAAGGCACCAAGGCAAAAGGCAAACTGCGTGTCGGTGTCGACACTCTGCCTCCGCTGCCCATTGATTCCGGCGACCGTAACCGTACCTCCCCGTTCGCCTTCACCGGCAACCGTTTCGAGTTCCGTGCCGTTGGTTCCAACCAGTCCATTGCCGGTTCCCAGGTGGTTTTGAACACCATCATGTCAGAATCACTGGACTTCATGTGCGACGAAATTGAAAAGATTACCAAGGGTGATTCCAATAAGCTCAATGCCGCTTGTCAGAAAGTCATCAAGGGTATCATGGAAAAGCACGGCCATGTCATCTTCAACGGCGACGGATATGCAGACGCATGGCAGAAAGAAGCTGAAAAGCGCGGTCTGCCCAATCTGAAAACCACGGTCGATGCCTTGCCGAGCCTCATTGATGAAGATGTCATCAAGGTGTTCAGTAAGTATGGCGTCTTGTCCAAAGACGAAATGTACTCCCGCCATGAAATCTTCTTTGAGCAGTACAACCAGCACATCCAGACCGAGTCTGCGCTGGTCGTCAAGATTGCCAAGACCATCATTCTGCCTTCGGCTATCCGCTATCAGGGTGAGCTGGCTGCCACCGCTGCCAGCCTCAAGGCTGCCGGTATCGAGCCGACTATCGGCACACTGACAGATTTGACCAACAAACTTCGTGATCTGCAGAAGACGACCACGGCGTTGGAAAAACTGATGGAGAAGAATGGCTTCAAGTCTTTCGTAGAAGAAGCCAAGTACAAGACCGACAAGATTTTGCCTGCCATGCTCGCAGTGCGTGAAGTCGCAGACGCCTTGGAAGGGATGGTTGCCGACGATCTGTGGCCGCTTCCCAGCTATCAGGAAATGCTCTTTATTAAGTAG
- a CDS encoding RluA family pseudouridine synthase: MTIEPGLKVLHADKHIVVVNKPSGLLSVPGKGDANQDCVVSRLREMFPGCIEQPSVHRLDQDTSGLLVLALTTEAHRNLSKQFMDRLVGKRYIALLDGVLDESGGIIELKFRLDPENRPYQVYDPVNGKNGITRWRKIGIEDGRTRVEFMPHTGRTHQLRLHSSHEKGLGLPIVGDRLYGTGTGPGQLKLHASTLRFRHPASKKLMEFITAAPF; this comes from the coding sequence ATGACAATTGAACCGGGCTTGAAAGTCTTGCACGCTGATAAACACATTGTGGTTGTGAACAAACCGAGTGGATTGTTGTCTGTGCCCGGCAAAGGCGATGCCAATCAGGATTGCGTAGTCTCCCGCCTTCGGGAAATGTTTCCGGGTTGCATCGAACAGCCGTCCGTACACCGTCTGGATCAGGACACCTCAGGGTTGCTGGTTTTGGCTCTTACAACTGAAGCTCATCGGAATCTTTCCAAGCAGTTCATGGATCGACTGGTCGGGAAGCGATACATTGCACTTCTTGATGGCGTCTTGGATGAGTCTGGTGGTATCATTGAGCTGAAGTTTCGTCTGGACCCGGAGAACAGACCGTATCAGGTGTATGATCCGGTCAATGGCAAAAACGGTATAACCCGATGGCGTAAAATCGGTATTGAAGATGGGCGGACCCGCGTCGAATTCATGCCGCACACCGGACGCACACATCAACTTCGTTTGCACTCTTCTCACGAAAAGGGGCTGGGTTTACCAATTGTGGGAGATCGTCTTTACGGCACCGGGACGGGACCAGGACAACTCAAACTGCATGCATCCACTTTGCGTTTCAGACATCCTGCCAGTAAAAAACTCATGGAATTCATAACCGCAGCACCATTCTAA
- the greA gene encoding transcription elongation factor GreA — MDRIPISKEGHEKITQELAELRAQRPAIIQAIKEAREEGDLSENAGYDAARERQGMLEARITYINSRMPLFDVLDLNTLGGDRAIFGSTVKVEDIDTEEVRTFTLLGPDDADHKKGSISVLSPMGQAILGKEEGDEVIVDAPRGRIEYEILSVEFLGSAGLPK, encoded by the coding sequence ATGGATCGTATTCCTATTTCAAAAGAAGGCCACGAAAAGATTACTCAGGAGCTGGCCGAGTTAAGGGCACAGCGTCCGGCCATCATTCAGGCCATCAAGGAGGCGCGAGAAGAGGGTGACCTCAGTGAAAACGCCGGATATGATGCAGCGCGTGAACGCCAGGGCATGCTTGAAGCTCGCATCACATATATTAATTCGCGCATGCCGCTGTTCGATGTGCTCGACCTGAACACGCTTGGTGGTGACCGTGCCATCTTCGGGTCTACAGTGAAGGTTGAAGACATCGACACTGAGGAAGTGCGAACTTTTACCCTGCTCGGACCGGATGACGCGGACCATAAGAAGGGTTCAATCTCTGTACTGTCCCCCATGGGACAGGCCATTCTCGGTAAGGAAGAAGGCGATGAAGTCATTGTCGACGCTCCTCGCGGCCGTATCGAGTACGAGATTCTGTCCGTCGAGTTCCTTGGCTCCGCAGGGTTGCCCAAGTAG
- a CDS encoding BMP family ABC transporter substrate-binding protein, whose amino-acid sequence MKRFTTLLCAALLALTVMPGLAFANDFTIGMILVGPYNDKGYSQAQYEGGKYVEAHMDGAKLIYLDKVNPADRPGLTIPQIVDDLVEKGADLIIAGSDDMKDGILEAAAMHPDKTFLHVSGDSAWNGKAPENLGNLFSKMEYSKMMAGFTAAMTTQTGKIGVVGPLVNEETRRLMSSAYLGASYAWTKVRGKDLKDLSFNVKWIGFWFNIPGVTSDPTQVAGSLFDAGYDVLISGIDTPEVVTVAKQRKAAGKNVWALPYDYEKGCEGQGDICLGVPYFNWGPGFLRVSKQVAEGTYKPNFVWESPYWADINNHDKSPVGFMPGEGMSTDTKTALDAFVAEIGSGKLELFTGPLNYQDGTPFLKAGEKATDKQIWYMHQMLEGMEGISSAK is encoded by the coding sequence ATGAAACGGTTTACCACGCTGCTGTGCGCAGCCCTGCTGGCTTTGACTGTCATGCCCGGGCTGGCCTTTGCAAACGATTTTACCATTGGCATGATTCTGGTCGGTCCTTATAATGATAAAGGGTACAGCCAGGCTCAGTATGAAGGCGGCAAATACGTTGAAGCCCATATGGACGGCGCAAAACTGATCTATCTCGACAAGGTCAACCCGGCAGACCGTCCCGGCCTGACCATTCCGCAGATCGTTGACGATCTGGTCGAAAAGGGCGCAGACCTCATCATCGCCGGCTCCGATGACATGAAAGATGGCATCCTTGAAGCCGCCGCCATGCATCCCGACAAAACATTTCTCCACGTTTCCGGCGACTCTGCCTGGAACGGCAAGGCTCCCGAGAATCTCGGCAACCTGTTCAGCAAGATGGAATACTCCAAGATGATGGCCGGCTTCACCGCCGCCATGACCACCCAGACCGGCAAGATCGGTGTGGTCGGTCCGCTGGTCAATGAAGAAACCCGCCGTCTCATGTCTTCCGCCTACCTTGGCGCAAGCTACGCATGGACCAAAGTTCGCGGCAAGGATCTGAAAGACCTTTCCTTCAACGTCAAGTGGATCGGCTTCTGGTTCAACATCCCCGGTGTGACTTCCGACCCGACTCAGGTAGCCGGTTCTTTGTTCGACGCAGGATATGATGTCCTCATCTCCGGCATCGACACTCCCGAGGTCGTCACTGTCGCCAAACAGCGCAAGGCCGCAGGCAAGAATGTCTGGGCACTGCCTTACGACTACGAAAAAGGCTGCGAAGGCCAGGGTGACATCTGCCTCGGCGTTCCCTACTTCAACTGGGGTCCGGGCTTCCTGCGCGTTTCCAAGCAGGTCGCCGAAGGCACCTACAAACCCAATTTCGTGTGGGAGTCCCCTTACTGGGCCGACATCAACAACCATGACAAATCCCCTGTCGGTTTCATGCCCGGCGAAGGCATGTCCACCGACACCAAGACCGCTCTGGACGCATTTGTCGCTGAAATCGGCTCCGGCAAGCTTGAACTCTTCACCGGCCCACTCAACTACCAGGACGGTACTCCCTTCCTGAAAGCTGGCGAAAAGGCTACCGACAAGCAGATTTGGTATATGCACCAGATGCTTGAAGGCATGGAAGGAATCTCTTCCGCCAAATAG
- a CDS encoding ATP-binding cassette domain-containing protein → MIVLKDIHKHYGRVRANDGISLTLEPGRIYALVGENGAGKSTLMRVLAGHTRPTSGTLEIGGETLSHLTPTLARQKGVGMLYQDPLDFPAMPVWENFQLGAPKRSKQEVVDVIGELSYRLDACFLPDEPVSSLTVGERQLLELLRLLDLGATTLILDEPTTGITPEQKQDLFNLLMKLAREEGHTIILVTHKLSEAFEMADSIFIMRQGALVATLEPPYDEKELVHLMFGDAADGEVEALPELPPEDTPPRLVMRDTLFAGPKYSMSNLNFYARPGECIGLAGLDGSGQELFLRGLCGLDRMPDGEMDLDSTTYRSNDFATLRSAGVQFVPADRLQMALFPALNLMEHITLAFPDKKGDLTDFYQSQCVEGFNLRAHPDTQANELSGGNQQRLLLSLIPDDTKLLLMEHPTRGLDAGSARQVWNHLKTRCAKGSTLIFFSPDLDEVLEHSHRVIVFYDRTIAAVVEGDDISMEVIGALMAGKSMEDIKESTR, encoded by the coding sequence ATGATAGTCCTTAAAGACATACACAAACACTACGGCCGGGTTCGGGCCAACGACGGCATCAGCCTGACCCTCGAACCCGGCCGCATTTACGCCCTCGTAGGTGAGAATGGAGCTGGAAAGTCCACACTCATGCGCGTGTTGGCAGGCCACACCCGTCCGACTTCCGGAACACTGGAAATCGGCGGCGAGACACTCTCTCACCTTACGCCCACCCTGGCCCGTCAAAAGGGTGTAGGCATGCTCTATCAAGACCCGCTCGACTTCCCGGCCATGCCGGTATGGGAAAACTTTCAACTCGGTGCCCCCAAACGCTCCAAGCAGGAAGTGGTGGATGTCATCGGTGAGCTGTCCTATCGACTGGACGCCTGTTTTCTGCCGGACGAACCCGTCTCGTCCCTCACCGTGGGCGAACGACAGTTGCTGGAACTCCTGCGACTGCTCGACCTCGGGGCGACCACTCTGATTCTGGATGAGCCGACCACCGGCATCACCCCTGAACAGAAACAGGACCTTTTCAACCTGCTCATGAAGCTGGCTCGAGAAGAGGGGCACACCATCATTCTGGTTACGCACAAGCTCTCCGAGGCTTTCGAGATGGCGGACTCCATTTTCATCATGCGCCAGGGAGCGTTGGTAGCCACTCTTGAGCCACCGTACGATGAAAAAGAACTCGTTCATCTGATGTTCGGCGACGCTGCCGACGGCGAAGTCGAAGCGCTTCCAGAGCTGCCCCCCGAAGACACCCCCCCACGCCTTGTCATGCGTGATACGTTGTTTGCCGGTCCAAAGTATTCCATGAGCAATCTGAACTTTTACGCCCGTCCCGGTGAATGCATAGGACTGGCCGGTCTGGACGGTTCAGGCCAGGAACTCTTCCTGCGCGGCCTCTGCGGTCTGGACCGCATGCCCGACGGCGAGATGGATCTGGACAGCACCACATACCGATCCAACGATTTTGCAACTCTGCGCAGTGCAGGAGTCCAATTCGTGCCGGCGGATCGGCTGCAAATGGCCCTGTTCCCGGCTCTGAATCTTATGGAACACATCACCCTTGCTTTCCCGGACAAAAAAGGTGACCTGACGGACTTTTATCAGTCCCAATGTGTTGAAGGATTCAACCTCCGTGCCCATCCCGATACCCAAGCCAACGAACTGTCCGGCGGCAACCAGCAACGACTCCTGCTCTCGCTCATCCCGGACGACACCAAGCTGCTGCTCATGGAGCACCCCACACGCGGCCTTGACGCCGGTTCCGCACGACAGGTCTGGAACCATCTCAAAACCCGCTGCGCAAAAGGCTCAACACTCATTTTCTTTTCACCGGACCTCGACGAGGTGTTGGAGCATAGCCACCGCGTCATCGTCTTCTATGACCGAACCATTGCCGCTGTGGTCGAAGGTGACGACATTTCCATGGAAGTCATCGGCGCACTCATGGCCGGCAAAAGCATGGAAGACATCAAGGAGAGCACCCGATGA